In Ovis canadensis isolate MfBH-ARS-UI-01 breed Bighorn chromosome 23, ARS-UI_OviCan_v2, whole genome shotgun sequence, the DNA window TTCATTCTTGATTTTgataactttttttcctttgtgattctAGTAAGGTTTATCAGTTTTTCATCGTTTCAAAGATTCAGCTTTTGGTGTCAttaatttctcagttttctttctactttgtatttcatttatttctactctgatctttgttatttccttctttctgcttgcTTTAGGTTTAATATGCCTTTTCCTCCTGGGTTCTTAGGATGGGCAGCttactttatgtattttatacttacCTGTGTTCTAATAATTCAGGTTTAAAGTTACACATTTCCTTTTAAGCAGTGCTCTCTTTAGCTATATTCCTTAAGTTGTATTGTGTTTCTTATTCATTAAGCTCAGAATAGTTTTTAATATCTGTTGTGATTTCCTCCTTGACCCCtaaatttatttagaaatttgctgtttaatttacaaatatttgatTATGTTTCAAATAACCTTTCATTGTTGATTTCCAATTTGTCTTTATGTTGACCAGAGTAGATACTTTGAGTAATTTCAATCCTCTTGTATTTATTGAGCCTTCTTTTGTTGCCTTGCTTATGGTCTGTCTGGAGCATGTTTCAGGAtttacatttgaaaagaagagtTGAGCAGCACTGTCATACCATTCTGCTGAACTAAAATTTGTGGCCTCTTCCTCTAAAATAGCATTTTTTGAATGACAGTTTGTCTGGATATGTAATTTTTGATTGGTTTCTTTGCATACTTTGAGTATGGTATTCCATTCCTTTGTATTCCATTATTTTTGATGAAAAGGCAGCTGTTAAATAGTTTATAATCAGTAGAGACTCCTGTCACTAGTTTCAATCAAGAAAGCATAACCACATGGAAATTTGAACACTGAAGGTTTCAAAAATTACTAAACTATGATAGGGAGTAACTAGAAGGGTATAAAGATACCCTTAAGAGGTGCCCTGGGGCTAGGGAAAAGTAGCCAAGGAAGAGCAGGCTTGGAGAGAGAGTCTTCCTCCCCTCCAGGAGAAGGTGTGGTTGCGGAACACTGGATGCTGGAGAGATCCTTTGAGTTACCTGGCCCAGTGCTGCTCCATAGTTACTGGGCCAAGAGAAACCACCCCCTGACCCCCCAGAGGAGCTGCGGCTGACTGGTGGGCACACGGGTGGCCTTGGACGATGGGAGTTTGCTCCCTGGCAGGGCAGCGCGTGAGCTGGGGTACGCAGGCGTCTGCGTTGGGAGGGCTTCTGTTGACATTCCTTCAGGATGTGGGCAAGCTGAGATCAGTAGGTGTTCATACTGAAGAGGTCTTCATTTTTCTGCTAGTACAAAGGTGGAGGGTATGGTGCCTGCATAGGAAGAGCTGGAGGAAACAGCCCATGTAGGCATGGCAAGCCTGTTAGGTGGGTGTGTGGAAGGACTCCAGGCAAGGCACAGGCCTGCTGTGTGCAGTgtttgagttggtggtgccatggGAACGCGGTCACTAGGCTTGACTGGGGCTGGGGTTGCTGAGGAACTGAGCCTTCCACTCACATGTGGTATGGCAGAGCACTAGTAGATATTTCCACACGTATGTACTGTATACAGACCAGGTTACAGAAGCAAGAAAGAGTAAAAAAGCAGTATACTGCAACAGGAAGAGAAGCCCGCTTTCTAATTTAGGGATCCTCCACTTCTCTCTACTGACAAAGCTTAAGAATTATGCTTAATGTAAAGAAAATGTCAGAGTCTACCCCATTATCACAGCAGGTACTAAGGGTGCTTTAGAGTTGAGAGGCAGTAAATTGTTACCAGGCATGGTCGTATCCTTGTTCTCCTTTATATGACGAGTCACTTACCTCTTTTTTAGCAGTTTgactgtatgtgtgttagtccctcagtcatgtctgactctttgtgactccatggcctgagcctgccaggtttctctgtccatgaaattctccaggcaagaatactggagtgggtagccattcacttctccagtggtTTTTGTGTTTATCTTACTTGGAATTTATTGAGGTTCTTGATTCTGTAGactaaattttttaatgaaatttgggAAGTTTGGGGCtcctatttcttcaaatattctttcctttttctttctcttccttctgagTCTCATTGCACATATGCTTGATGTTGTCCTATAGGTGTGTTagccacaggagacaggggttcgatccttgggttgggaagatacctggaaGAGGgtgtggaaacccactctagtattcttgcctggaaaattccatggacagaggagcctggtgggctacagtccatggggctgtaaagagtgggacaagactaaagcgacttagtgTGCATGTAGGCACGCTgatagtccagtagttaagaatccacctgccattgcaggggacatgggctcgatccctagTCTGAGAGGATCCCGCATGTCATGAGGCCACTAAGCCCGTGCGCTCCAACTCCTGCGTACCCTAGAGCTGGcactctgtaacaagagaagccacagcaatgagaagcccagacacCACCActcgagagtagcccctgcttaccataactagaggaagcccaagcGCAACATTGAAGACCCAGTGCACCcgaaaatttgaaaatgaaattttaaaaaaatcatgagaaaaataatagcaactttGAAGTCTTTGCCAAATCATTCTTAAAGTCAGTTTCTATTGACTGGTCTCCCCCCGAGTATGAATCACACTGCTGTTTCTTTGTATGTATTGtaatattttgttgatgattGGACATTTTAGATAATGTAAAACTctcaatttggatttttttcccctgtgggcgttttttttccttttctttgtttgtaACTTGTCTGGACTTAAGCTGCATAATCTACCTCTCCTGTGATGTGTTGCCCTGATTTCTCTGCTTAGgttctttttgaaattaaaaacatttattttggcttcctagGAGGTTACCCTGTTGTCTGCATAGTTTGGTAGTTAGACAATAATTGGTCAAAAGTTTGCTCCCATACCACAGGCTGGAATTGTGCAGGGCGGTGTGCTTGGGTTGGAGGGCACTTTTGAGACGTAGGCTCTTTTCAGGACTGCCTCGGCTTAGGTCTTCCGCTCTTCCCTCTTGCATCTCCCTGGTATGCTTGTCCATTCTAGGCAGACAAGCTCTAGTGGCGAGCTCTAGTGGCGAGCTTAGGCCTTCTCTGCTCTCAGTCAGCTGTGGTTCTCTCATTTCCAGATTTCCTGGTTGAATGTTATGTCTGGCCCACTGATCATTCACGCACCCCAGCCACAGTTGCAGTCCCGGGCTCAAGAGCCACATGATCTCATTTGTTTCCTAGCAAGTTTGCTCATTTTTCTGGCATCATGGCCGGTTGTGGGCTCTTGCCCTCTTCCTCCAATCAGGTCAGTCGCTGCTGGCTTTGACAGCCAGCTTCATCCTGGTGAAACTGCTATCCCAACCGCCCTCTGTGAGTGGGGGATACAAACGACCCCAGCCAAGAAGGCTGCTGTCCCCACTTTCTTACCTAAGTTCTGGCTGTTTTTCATAAGTCAGTGCTTCTCAATTTTGTCACCTTTGGTTCATTCCAGAatttcaaaatgattatttttgaccattttgttcagttttaattttatgtgGAGATTTTCCAACCTCCACATTCTCCCACAACTAAAAGTTCAACATTTCAAATCCTCATTTGGCAGTTCAACTCATTTGGCAGTTGGTGTTAATGTTGAGATGTCCCAGTTCAGTATATAATGTCATGGTGTCCCAATGATATCTACCTaggattttaatttcttaatctaGGCAATATAAATTAGATTAAGCTCTTAACATTAATTTATGACATAGTATGTTTAGATATTGTCTTCTTACACCTTTTATTTAGGAAATTATGATGTGATGGCCCCAATGGTTGATATCCTTATGAAACTTTTTCGAAATATGGTGAATGTGAAGATGCCATTTCATCTTACCCTATTAAGTGTGTGCTTCTGCAACCTTAAATCCCGAAATACTGCTAAGAAAGGGACTATTGACTATTATTTAACACCTTCATTATCAACAACTTCACACACTGGAAAGCGCAGTTTTGTAAGTATACTGTTATTGGATTTGTCTAGttaaattacaaatataaatttGTGTTTCACTGATATAATTTAGAGATTTTGGGGGGATGAGATTTGAATGAGTTACTTATATATATTAGTAGTATCTTTCATATTATGGTTAGTAGCCTTAAGTATATTGTGCTGTggtctaaaaataaaacataagcatCACTGGATAAAAGAGAAAACCTTGATAGAGGTACTCTGTTTTGGAactgttaaaacattttttaacagtATATAGGAATATGATGGTGAGTGcatatgaaaatgttttcaaataactAGAAATCGAATCTTGTTGTCAGTTTATACATAAGCTACCAGCAGCTCCCCCACACCAATGTTTTTGTTCaagtatttaaattttcttgGTTTTGAAATTATATTGAATTCTGGTAGCAATATTGATAGAGTATGAATGCTTACTTTATAATTGTAGAAATTAAGAGTATGGTAATAGAGAGGCAGAGTTCAGTCTTAAtttcaaatgataaaagaaaatgctATACAGATGGCCATTCTGTAAACTTTTGTTTACCAAATGTgggatgatttaaaaaataatcttttactaAATTATTTATGCCTACCATTAACtcttaatttaaatgtttttgttattttctttatttttattgttagtataattttagtaatatttttttattacatttaagCCTATAGTGAGAACAGAATAGTGTTATGGAAATACTGAATTAGTGCTCTCTTCAAAGTACTTTTTTTCAGTGACCCTTATtattaactgaaattttaaaagatgtttactttttaaaattagtctgTAGAATGAGGATTAAAGGCCTTTAACTCACAGTAGTGTTACAGGTGTAAACACAAGTGAAAGTACCTTGTTCGTGTCTGGCACACAATAGGTGCTCAGTCAATACGTTGGCacaaatctcttctgcttttacttttttgaaaTTACTGTTGTGTTGATGTTTCTTGAATTATATTTGACTATCTATACACTTTTTATGGTGCTTAAAACTAGAGGGAAAATTATGCACATTAAGAtggaagatgttttaaaatttttatttcaggtaCATATAGAAGAatgttacattttataaatgatatCGGATTTTTACCgtagaagtattttttttctttctgttaaatgTTACACTTCAAAGTagagaattttagaaaaccaGTCCTTGATCCTATCTGTGCACATACATGTTTTAGATAGAGTCATTGGTGAGTCATCATTTGCATAGGCCACCATTCTGTTATCCTCACAACTGGAAGTTTGAATACATGATTGTTAAGGTCCTCTCCGGGTCTCTAGATACATACCTATCTTCTGGCTCAGTGCTGTCTAGGAAGGAAGCCCTCTTCCTGGAACAGTGAGCAAAGGTCCACAGAGCAGTGTGACTAATTGTGGTGGATTAATCATTTCTAGTTGTTTGGAACTGGCCGGAAGGACTGAAGTTATGGAGCAGGATAGAAGCATATTGGTTCCATAATAGCTACACTTAGACTTCAGCAGcatgaatatttaaaagatatcAGACACCTAAATTACTCTGTTATCCTTACATTCTAGAAAATGAAAGACTGTCATATGGAGGATTTTTctaaagacaagcaaacaaatcGGGATTTTCTATCAACTGGAAGGATTGAAAGTACAAGAACTGGGGAGTCTCCACCAGATCCCACAAATTCTTCTAAAGAAAAAGACAGTAATGAATTTCCCCTCTCCTTACTTCCTGAGGATATTGACCAAGAAGTCTTTAAGCAGCTTCCTGTAGATATTCAAGAAGAAATCCTTTCTGGAAAATCTCGAGAAAAAGTTCAAGGAAAAGGAAGTTTGAGTTGTCCATTACATGCTTCTAGAGGagtattgtctttcttttctatgaaacaaaaacaggatAGTTCCTTAAATCCTAAAGATCATGTACCCAGTAGCAAACAGGTCTCCTCTGTATCTCCCTGTGAACCAGGAACATCAGGCGGTAGCAGTTCCTCGTATGTGTCTAGCCAAAAAGATTATTCACATTATTTAGACAGTAGCTTAAAAGATGAACGAATGAGTCAAGGACCTAAAGAATCTCAAGGATTCCACTTTTCAAATACAAACCCTGCTGTATCTGTTTTCCATTCATTTCCAAATTTGCAGAGTGAGCAACTTTTCTCCAAAAACCGCATGACAGACAGCCATAAGCAACCAGTGGCCACAGTCTCTCGTCATGAAGGACTTAAGGAAAATAGAGAGCAAGAGTCTCCCGATGAGAAAATTACTTTTCCTTCTGACATTGATCCTGAAGTTTTCTATGAACTGCCTGAAGAGGTACAGAAAGAACTGTTGGCTGATTGGAAGAGAACGGGATCAAATTTCCACACTGTACATAAATGAGCGTGCTCCAAAAAAGGGAAAGACCATTTTTCTCAGATTAACAGTTTATTAAGCTTTTCTAAATTAAACACTAATACTTTCAATAATGTAGAAACGTAATGTGAAATGTTCCGGATAAAGCAAACATAGTTATGGGAAGAAATTCTGGCACAAAGcataaaaatataacagaaataatgtaaaatattaccTTCCTCTCATTCCTAACGTGTTTTATATTGCTTTTCAATAAAAAGAATATCATGATCAGCATTAGTATATTTTCCATACATCATGGAAACATTGGGAGGAAGATATATATGACTATGTATAAAAAATAGAGTAGCCAAATCATTGCTATACTAGAGCAAAGAACAGGGCTTTTTCCTATGAAGTACAGAGTTGCTCAAGAAATTCGCCTCATTAGGAAATAGCCATAAAAAAATTCTATTGCCAGCTAAGCTGCTAAAAATGCATAGGTCTTGGTACTATGTACCATTTGataagttgatttttttaaaaataccaaagcaGTGTATATTCAATTAATGCTCCTTAGTATACCTAGACCCTACCACAATTCCTGGCACACAgagggtgctcaataaatactgaatGGATGAGCTGTGTGGCACAGGCCCCATGCGGAATTGGGTGGTGGAATAAGATATGTTGTAAAGAACTAGAAGGAACTGTCCATACAAGTTGATTAAGGGAAGGATGACACCAGAAATTCAAAGTGATCTGTCTTTAGGACTGTCAGATAATAGAAGTCCACTTCCTCTGGCCCGTCTGTAAGGTTTAAAAAAAGCAAGGGATTGGATGTGTTTGAATCTTCTCTACAATTTTGTAGATGAAGATTTAGAGATGAGATTAAGGCTATCATACCCCAACAGATACACACAGTGACTACATTGATGGTATCTGCtgtttcccattgttgttgtccctTTTTGCCTTCCAGATTAAAAATTGGATATAAGATTGTGGACATTTTATAATTTGCAAGGCATAGAGGATGTTTCTAGAAGACTCCAAAGTATGGCTCAGCGCTGGTCTGGAGCAGCTCTGTGATTATGTAGGTTAACATCATATCAGTGTTAATCCACTGATTGAGATTTATTATGAGCATTTATTATCACATTTAGATTTATTATGAGCATCTGAGTATTATTCACTTTCAAATATAGGTAAGCATTCTTTCTAGATGTCACCAAGTTCCATTAGTCAAAGTATGCATTTGTaattattgcaaagtaaaatgttGCACTAATCAATAATTATGAAAGCTATATACTGGAGACAACAATTTTCAGTTATTGAGTAGGAAAAGGTATTGACAGTTAATATGAATGTTGAGGTGGTGCAAATACTCGATAGCTTTATGGTAAACATTCTTTCTGCGTCAACAAAAAAATGTGTGGTTATTTG includes these proteins:
- the POLI gene encoding DNA polymerase iota isoform X9, producing the protein MSVRDAKEKCPQLVLVNGEDLTRYREMSYKVTELLEEFSPVVERLGFDENFVDLTEMVEKRLEQLQSDELSALTVSGHVYNNQSVNPRDTLHIRLLVGSHIAAEMREAMYQQLGLTGCAGVASNKLLAKLVSGIFKPNQQTVLLPESSQDLIHSLNHIKEIPGIGYKTAKRLEALGISSVRDLQTFSSKILEKELGISVAQRIQKLSFGEDDSPVTPSGPPQSFSEEDSFRCSSEVEAKTKIEELLASLLNRVCQDGRKPHTVRLVIRRYSSEKLCNRESRQCPIPSHIVQKLGAGNYDVMAPMVDILMKLFRNMVNVKMPFHLTLLSVCFCNLKSRNTAKKGTIDYYLTPSLSTTSHTGKRSFKMKDCHMEDFSKDKQTNRDFLSTGRIESTRTGESPPDPTNSSKEKDSNEFPLSLLPEDIDQEVFKQLPVDIQEEILSGKSREKVQGKGSLSCPLHASRGVLSFFSMKQKQDSSLNPKDHVPSSKQVSSVSPCEPGTSGGSSSSYVSSQKDYSHYLDSSLKDERMSQGPKESQGFHFSNTNPAVSVFHSFPNLQSEQLFSKNRMTDSHKQPVATVSRHEGLKENREQESPDEKITFPSDIDPEVFYELPEEVQKELLADWKRTGSNFHTVHK
- the POLI gene encoding DNA polymerase iota isoform X8 — protein: MISNPELKDKPLGVQQKYLVVTCNYEARKLGVKKLMSVRDAKEKCPQLVLVNGEDLTRYREMSYKVTELLEEFSPVVERLGFDENFVDLTEMVEKRLEQLQSDELSALTVSGHVYNNQSVNPRDTLHIRLLVGSHIAAEMREAMYQQLGLTGCAGVASNKLLAKLVSGIFKPNQQTVLLPESSQDLIHSLNHIKEIPGIGYKTAKRLEALGISSVRDLQTFSSKILEKELGISVAQRIQKLSFGEDDSPVTPSGPPQSFSEEDSFRCSSEVEAKTKIEELLASLLNRVCQDGRKPHTVRLVIRRYSSEKLCNRESRQCPIPSHIVQKLGAGNYDVMAPMVDILMKLFRNMVNVKMPFHLTLLSVCFCNLKSRNTAKKGTIDYYLTPSLSTTSHTGKRSFKMKDCHMEDFSKDKQTNRDFLSTGRIESTRTGESPPDPTNSSKEKDSNEFPLSLLPEDIDQEVFKQLPVDIQEEILSGKSREKVQGKGSLSCPLHASRGVLSFFSMKQKQDSSLNPKDHVPSSKQVSSVSPCEPGTSGGSSSSYVSSQKDYSHYLDSSLKDERMSQGPKESQGFHFSNTNPAVSVFHSFPNLQSEQLFSKNRMTDSHKQPVATVSRHEGLKENREQESPDEKITFPSDIDPEVFYELPEEVQKELLADWKRTGSNFHTVHK